AGCGTGCAACAACGCTGATTCTCGACCGCAGCACGTTCGGCCGAGACGAAGTGAACGCGCAGGGCAGTACCGCGAACTTCCCCGATGCCGTATATGTCGTGGCCGACGGCTTCAGTGCGCAGCAACTCGGGCTGAACAGCGGCAACCTCGACAACCCGCCTCTCGGGCAAACGTTGGCCTTCGCCGGCACATTCGCCGCACTGAGCGGCCAAGGGGTTGCACTGGTGTTCGACGACACCACGGGCGTGCAGTTGGAGAGCCCGAACGATTTTCAGGGGCCGCAGCGGATCACGTTCCCGTTCAACGTTCAATTCACCTCGCAACAGGCATTCGCCAACATTACGACGCCACCCGGCTACATGGACTTCACGCTGTCCGCGACGGTCAGCACGATCGCAAGCGGCGGTGTCCCGTCGGTCAGCGCCACGAGCGGCACGGCTGAGCTCGAACTGGTGCTGCAAGCCGATCCGTTCATGAATGCGGGCGAAACCTGGTGGCTCAGCGACGACATGCGGGTGTTCAGTGTTACGCCGGCGACATTGCAAGGCCAGTCACCGCTCGCTTATTCGACGACGCCCTGGCCGAGCGACGGTAGCCCGAACACCTACATCGCCAACCTGCTGACGGAGCTGAACACGAGCTTTACCGATCCGACGCTGCCGAACACGCCGTTTACCGGTATCTCGCCGCAAGAGGATCAATCGCAGTTGCAATTGAACGGTAGCGTCAGCGGCAATGCGGTCTATAACTTCGGCCTCGCGCGCGTGCATTTGCAAGGCGATACGGCCATGAACGTGCGCACGTTCTTCCGCCTGTTCATCAGCCCGTCGCCGGACACCGATTTCAATACGTCGACCACGTTCCGCGAGGCGGTCCAGACCGATGCGAGCAACGCGCCGATTGCGGGAACGCTGATCCCGCTGATCGGTTTCCCGTCGAACGACATGACTGCGACGATCCCATTCTTCGCTGCCGCACGGATCGACCCGACCGCTCATCCACAGACGTACCAGACCGATGCCGCGAATGTGCAGCAGATCCCGAGCCCGCTCGCGCCCACGCCACCGACGGGCGCGCAGGTGATCGCCTATTTCGGCTGCTATCTCGACATCAATCAAACGACGCCTGCTTTCCCGCTCGATCCGACGACCGAGGCGAACGCTAACGGCCCGTGGCCGGCGGCCAGTCTCAGTTCGATCAACCAGATCATCATGAGCAACCACGCCTGCCTCGTAGCCGAGGTTGCCTACGATCCCGATCCGATCCCCTCCGGCGCGAACGCGGCCACTTCGGACAAACTCGGCCAGCGCAATCTCTCTTGGGTGGGGTCCGACAATCCGGGCGCGCTCGCCTCGCATCGCGTTCCCACGCTATTCGATCTGCGCCCGAGCGCGGCGGTGCACCCTTCGCGCCAACAACCGCCGGACGAACTGATGATCGACTGGGGCAATACGCCGATGGGATCGACGGCCGCGATTTATTGGCCACAGGTAGCCGCCAACGATGTCGTGGCCCTCGCCGATGAACTCTATCTGACGCACCGATTGAAGCAACAGGATGCGCACACGATCATCTGCAAGACCGGCGACGTCACGTATGTGCCGATCCCGTCGGGCAGCAGCCAGCGCTTCGCCGGGCTGATCACCATCGATCTGCCCTCGACCGTTCGCAGCGGGCAGCAGTTCGAAATCGTCGTCAAGCGCATCACCAGCGCGCAGTCGTCGCCGCTGGCCGCGCAGAGTAAGCGAGGGCCAAACTGGCGTTACGTGGTGGGTGCGTTTCAGATCAACGTGCCCGTGAGCAAGGCATCGGCACTGCTGCCCAAGGAGGAGAGCCTGCTCGCCGTGTTCAAGTGGAAGCTCGAGAATTTACCCTTCGACAATCGCTGGCATCCGGTGCTCGAGCGCTATCTGCGTCAAATTACCGGTCGGGTCGACGCGCTCGGCGGCAATGCTCCCTCGATTCCGGCGTCGCCCCAGGGCTATCCTGTACAAGGCACGCAAGGGGGCACCCAGGGCGGGAAAGGAGGGACCGGGGCGAACGACCTCGAGTTCTGCGGGAAGGTGACCGGCCTCATCTACGATCGTTTTGGCGATTTCGACGGCTTCGCGCTGGAGAGTGAAAGCGGCACCGAGGAGCACTTCCGCTGCGAGGAACGCGCGATCGAAGATCTGGTTCGGCGCGCGTGGCTCGAGCGCTATTTGATCGTCGTCATTGCAAGGCATGCGGCGCCGCGGGTTCCGATATCGATCGTGACGCGGCGGGCGATGCGGGTGCATTGAGAGGTGCGTTCATCGACGACGGGCCGCGGCTCGTCGTCGATGAACTCCGAAGACCGCATGATCGGCACAGCACTGCTAGATGGGCCGAGTGCACGCCTCGAGCCATGCCTTCCCCGCACCCGATACATGCGGACTGACACGCGCGCGCACCATGTCGTGATAAGCATTCAGCCACGCTCGCTCGTCATCGCGCAGCAAATTCGTGGCAATGCGACGGATGTCGATCGGACACAGCGTCAAGGTTTCGAATTCGAGAAAATCACCGAACTCAGTTTTGGCTGCCGCGCGATTCAGAACCAGATTTTCTATTCTGATCCCCCACTTGTTCGGGCGGCAAACACCAGGCTCGATCGACGTCACCATCCCCTCTTCCATCGCAGTCCAAGGCTCGGCCGCGGCATGCTACGTAGCTGCGCTAGCCGGTCCGCAATGGAAGACGTTTCAGGCAGTCGCACGTTCATCAGCGAACGCTCCATTCGCGATAACAGACGGGACTCAATTGCCGCTCCTTGTACGAGTGCATCATCGATAACCTGTCGAGGTTCGTTAATTAAACCAATGCCTTTTGAACGATTTCACGAACGTCGAGGGACCTGGCGTTCAGCTCCACTTGTTCGAGCGCAGTGCGCATCTGGGCACTCAGCACCGGCGTAAAGCGGCGCCATAATTCGAGCGTCCGTGCGAGGCGCGCCGCAACCTGCGGATTGATCGCGTCGAGCGCGAGTACCTGTTCGACCCAGAAGGCGTAGCCCGACCCGTCCGTTGCGTGGAATTGCGACGGATTGGCCCCACAGAAACTCGAGATCAGCGCGCGAGCACGATTGGGGTTCTTGAGCGTGAATGCGCGATGGTGCGTCAGCGCGCGTACGACGTCGATGACGGGGCATTGAGCGTGGCCACGCTGCGTGGCTTGAAGCGCAAACCACTTATCGATCACGAGCGGATCGTGTTCGAAGCGCGTGTAAAAGTCATCGAGCGGTCGATTCGCAACGTCATCGCCTGTGCCGGCTGCGGCGTTCAGCAAAGCGGACAGCGCACCGATTCGATCCGTCATGTTGTTCGCCATGTCGTATTGCCTCGTTGCAAGCCGCACCGCATCCGCGGGATCGTCGAGTTCCGAAAGGTACGCAAGCGCGGAACACTTCAGCGCACGGCGACCCGCGGCTTCGGCCGTAGCCTCGTAGACGCCAGGCGTCAGGTGCCGCTCGTAGGTTGCGAGCCACGCTTCCCTCAGCGCCTGCCCCAAGCGCTGACGCACATATCGCCGCGCCGCGTGCACGGCAGCCGGGTCGGACACCGCCATCCGTTCCGCGAGGTAGATCTCCGTGGGCAACGTCAATGACAACGCACGAAACGACGGCGAGAGCGATTCGTCGGTCAGCACGCTACGGAATGCATTGATCAGCGTGTCGCTCATCTCGAGCGATCGTGCCTGCCTCACTTGTTCCGCAAGCGCGAGCAGTTCGCGCGTCGCCAGGCGCTGTCCCGCTTCCCAACGATTGAACGGATCGCTATCGTGAGCGAGCAGGAATGCCAGTTCATCGTTGCCGTAGTCGTATTCGACGATCACCGGCGCCGAGAAATTGCGCAGTAGCGACGGCAGCGGCTTCTCGGGTATATCGACAAACGTGAAGCACTGTTCGGCCTGCGCGAGTTCCAACACGCGCGTCGTCCCGCGCGCTTCCGTCTCGCCCTCGAGTCGCAGCGGGACATCCGCACCGTCTCGCCCAACGAGACCAATGGAAAATGGAATGAGCAGCGGCTCACGTTGCGTTGCGCGCGCAGCCGGTGAAGCATCGCCGTATTCCTGGGCGAGCGTGACGCCGTAGAGCCGGGTGGCATCGTCATAGTGCGTCGTCACGCGTACGCGTGGTGTGCCCGCTTGACTATACCAACGCTCGAATTGCGAGAAGTCGCGCCCGTTGGCATCGGCCATCGCGAGCCGGAAGTCGTCACAAGTCACGGCCTGGCCGTCATGCCGTTGGAAGTAAAGATCCATGCCCTTGCGAAAGCCACCCTCGCCGACCAACGTCTGATACATGCGAACGACTTCCGCGCCCTTTCTATAGACCGTCGCCGTGTAGAAGTTGTTGATCTCGACATAACGCTCGGGACGTACCGGATGCGCCATCGGCCCGGCATCCTCGCCGAACTGCATCTGGCGCAAGATGCACACGTCCTCGATGCGCTTCGTCGCGCGCGCGGCCTCGCTCTCATTTCCGCCCGCCACCGCGGCGGAAAACGCTTGATCGCGAAATACCGTCAAACCTTCCTTGAGACTCAATTGGAACCAGTCGCGGCAAGTCACGCGATTGCCGGTCCAATTGTGGAAATACTCATGACCGACAATGGACTCGATGTTGGCGAAATCGGTGTCGGTCGCGGTTTCCGGGTTCGCCAAAACGCACTTCGTGTTGAAGATGTTCAGCCCTTTGTTCTCCATCGCACCCATGTTGAAGTCGCTCACGGCGACGATCATGAAGCGATCGAGATCGAGCTCTAGACCGAAACACACTTCGTCCCAACGGATTGCGCGAATCAAGGAATCCATCGCGTGGCCCGTCTTGTCCAAGTCCTGCGGCTCCACCCACACCTGCAACAATTTTTCCTTTCCGGAGCCCGTCTTGATGCGTGCCTCGCGTGCAACGAGTTTGCCCGCAACGAGCGCGAAGAGATAACTCGGCTTCTTGAACGGGTCTTCCCATTTTGCGTAATGCCGGCCTTCGGGGAGATCCCCCTGATCGAGTAAGTTCCCGTTCGATAGCAGTACCGGATAGGCGCTCTTCTCCGCCCGCAGCGTGACGGTATAGACGGACATGACGTCTGGGCGATCGAGGAACCACGTAATGCGCCGAAAACCCTGCGCTTCGCACTGCGTGAAGAAATTGCCACCCGACACGTAAAGGCCCATCAGCGTCGTGTTGGCTGCCGGATGACACGTGCCGGTGACAGTAAGCTCGAAACAATCCGGTACGTCGTACACCGTGAGTCCGCGCTCGTGTACACGCACGTTCACGTTTGGATGACCATCAACCGCCGCGCGAATGAATTCGAGTTGTTCCCCTGCCAGTTCGAGGTTCGATGCGCGTACGACAGTGGGATTACGGCGCACACGCATCGTGTTCCGGACGACGGTGCGCTCCGGCGTGAGATCGAATTCGAGGTCGACGGTGTCGATCAGGAAGGCGGGCGGCGTATAGTCGGCGCGCCGAGTGGCCGGAGGCGTAGCGCTAATAGACATGGATGATCGATCAAATCGTTGCTGGGACATACACGCGCGCTTGCAAGGGCCGGCTAGTCATACTAGCCGGGCAGCACGCGATTCACGTGAGTCATCGTGGCATCCCGATTCACGCCATAGACGTGAAGTGAAACGGCTATTTCCTGACATGTGTTCCCCAATCGATGAATGTCGTGGAGACCCGGGCTCGATACCACGACGTCGCCCGGCACCCGCTCGATGCAGTCGCGAACCACGGCCTGCTTGCTGGCTATGTCCCAACGCAGACGGTCCTCATGCAGCATGCCGTCGAGCACGACGTAACCACACCACGTCCAGTGCGAGTGAACGGGACTGAATCCGCCCGGCCGCCAAATCAGCAGCATGACGGAAAACAACCCGTCTTCATCCGAATGCAGAAGATGCCGGCTATACCCCTGTCCGGAGACATGGGGCAGATCATCGTCCGCAAGTCGATATTTTTCGCGAATGCTGCCAAGTACCGAGGACAACCCACTCAGCAGTTTGTCTGTCGGTAGCCCCACAAGAGATCGAATCTTGTCGGAAAAATCGGAACACTGAGTCGGAAAAGTTTCAATTATTGTCATACGCTGATTTCGCTCCGCGCCTGTGTCATGCTGCCCCACCATGCTGTTCCAAATATTTTGCTATGCCGTCGATCACCCTTACCGGAGCAACTTCCAGTTGAGCATCGTGATTCGTCAGCAGTCCCGCGAAAAGCCGGAACGCCTTGTTGTCGAGGCCGAACCGCCCATCCTGTCCGGCAAAGAAGGCCTCGTTCGCGACATGTTCGTAGTCGTCGAGCGAATCGAGTCCCGGCTTGCCGTACCCGAGTTCGCTCAACATCCCCGCGGCCATCGCGACTCTCATCAGAATCTGAAGTGCCATCAAAGACCCGGCACCGGCACGCAACGCCTCCAGTTGAAGGTGATACTCCAACGACAGCACGTCCCGAATCGGCTTCGGCAAAGGCAACAACTCCGTTTTGATCGCTCTTTGCTCACGATTGGATTGGCTGAGGCGATAAGTCCAATTTTTCACTTTCTCACTACCGATGCGTCGCAGATTCGATAGCGGCTACGCCGTCCCGCCGACGGTCATTTCATCGACCCGCACAGTCGGTTGACCAACGCCCACCGGCACCGATTGCCCCGCCTTACCGCAGGTTGCCCTGCCGGTGTCGAGTTCGAGGTCATTTCCGACCAGGCTAATTTTCCGGATGGTTTCGGGCCCATTGCCGGTAATCGTCGCCCCTTTGACAGGCACCGTGATCTTCCCGTTTTCGATGAGATAGGCTTCGGACGCTTCGAAAACGAACTGGCCGCTCGTGATATCGACTTGCCCGCCTTCAAGACCGGCGACGTAAATTCCGCTTCTTACCGACTCGACGATTTCCTTCGGGTCACGCTCGCCGTTCAACATGAAAGTGTTCGTCATTCGCGGCATCGGCAGCACGGCATACCCTTCGCGGCGGCCGTTGCCCGTTGCCTTCATCCCCATCAGCCGTGCACTCAACGAGTCTTGCATATAGCCGCACAACACGCCGTTCTCGATCAACGCGGTGCGCTGCGTCGGACACCCTTCATCGTCGATATTCAACGAACCGCGCCTGCCGTGAAGCGTTCCGTCGTCGACGATCGTGACGCTTTCGGGGGCAACTCTCTCGCCGAGGCGCCCAGCAAACGCCGATGTACCCCGACGAATCCCATCCGCTTCCAGCCCGTGCCCCACGGCTTCGTGTAGCAGCACGCCATTCCAGCCGGGACCGACGACAACGGTCATTTTTCCGGCAGGAGCCGGCCGCGACTCGAGTTTCATCAGCGCCGCATCCACTCGACCATCGATAAACGTGCGCAACGCCTCGTCAGTCCAAGTTTGCACGCTGTATCGCCCGCCGATCCCTCCACTCGCACTCTCCAGCCGCGTGCCCGATTTGACGCGGACATTGATCGAGAGGACGAGAAGCGGGCGCACGTCTCCCGAACTGAGTCCATCGCACCGGGCAATCCAGATCGTTTCATACGTGGCGCTGAGCATCGCATTCACTTCGATAACCCGTGAGTCGCGAGACCGAGCCCACTGATCGACCTTTTTCAGAAGCGCGATCTTCTCGGCCGCTTCGATCGCCCCCAAAGGATCGCGTGCCTCGTAAAAGGAATGCGCAAACGGGGATTGCGTAGCCTGATGAGCGAAAGCGATGTTCGATGGCGCCTCCGCGCCGCGGACCTGCATGGAAACGCGTCGAAGCGAATCCGCGTCGATCCGCTGCGCGCTGGCAAACGTCGCCTCTTCGCCCCTCATCACGCGAACGCCGAATCCGGAATCGCAGCGGAACGAACCGCCACGAACGGCCCCGCCCTCCAACGACCACGATTCCGCACTCGTCTCTTGCAGAAAAATGTCCGCGAAATTCCCGCCTGCACCCATCGCAAGCGTCAATGCCGAAGCAAGCTGCGCTTCGTCGATCCCGTGCCTTTCCAGCAGTGCGACGCGAGCCAGAGAGCGAACACCTCCGATTGCAGCCGGCTGCGTGCTCAGGTCTAAACCGTACTTCATATCTCAGGCTCCCCCCACCTTCATGGTTTCGATCAGCCAGGATCCCGACGTCGATGATCCTCGAGTGATCGTATCGTTGCCGATTGCCTGCAACCCGCTAAACATCTCCCTCAGATTCGATGCGAGTGTGATGCCGGCCACCGGAAACTGAATCACTCCGTTTTCTACCCAGAAGCCTTTCGCCGCACGCGAGAAATCGCCGGTCAAACGATTCACGCCGCCACCGACCATCTCCGTCACGACGAGCCCGCGGCTCAGCTTTTTGAGCATGCCGGTGAAATCGTCGCCGTTCGCAGTCAACGTGCTTCCAACCTCGAGGTTATGCGGCCCGTAGCCATTGCCTGTCGGTTGCACCCCTAAGCGACGCGCGGCATAAAGACCCAAGAAGTACCCTTGCAGGCAACCGTCTTTCACCACCATTCGCCGAGATCCAGGAATACCGTCGCTGTCGAAGCAGCGGCTTCCCATTGCACGTTTCAAGAATGGATCTTCACGAACTCGAACGTGCTTGGGAAACAGCGCCGCCCCAAGACGATCTTTCAGAAATGAACCCGTTCGATAAAGCGCGTCACCCGACGACGCCGCGACAAACTCATTGAGAAGCGCTAGCGCAGCCGTCGGTTCGAATAAAACGGCGCATTGCTGCGTCGGAATTTGCCTGGCGTTCAAGGCACTCGTCGCACGCTCGGCTGCGACTACGCCAATCTCTTCGGGCCTTGGAAGGTCATCGAACGCACGAGCAGAGTGACTCCAAAATCCAATCTGCTTTTCTCCGACGCCGGAAGCAACGGGCGCGCAGGAGATCGAATGCGCAGACCACGGGGCACTCCCGGAGAATCCAACCGAGGTGGCAAGCAGCGATACCCCCGAAACCGTTTGCACGCTTGCGCCATTCGATGTTTGAATCGACGCATCATGCGCAAACGCGGCACACTCCGCGCGTTGCGCATAGGAGGCCATATCGTCGAGTGTCGATTCCAGCGGATGGTATGAATCGAGATCGGGGAAGGTATTCGCCAACTGCAACGCGTCCGCGAGTCCTGCCGCCGAATCGACTGCCGTCACATTCGTAATCTCCAGCGCGGCTCGGACCGCTTTCGCCAGCCCTTCTCGCGACAAATCCGACGAACTCGTCGAAGCGCGCTTGCCCGCTCGATAGACAGTAATCGTAATTTCAGAAGCGAGACGGAAACTCCTTTCGGTCGGCACCCGATTTCTTACCATTGCGGCGCGCGATTCGGAGTGCGCCGCCTCGACACGCGCACCTTCCGCGCCAGCGCCGCGTGCGAGTTCGAGCGCGCATGCCGCGGCATCGCTCAACTCCGACGTCACGGCGCGCAACTGCATACCGCCAGCCTGCATAAATTCGCTCCACTATTTAAGCAATCGATCGCAGCGCCCCTATGAGCGCGCTGCGGGAAGATCTCAAGCGAATTGGCGGGTCAGGTCGATCAACAGATCCCCGATCGCTTGGCCCATCTCCTTCATCGCTCGATTCCCTTCGCGATAGTGAGCGTGGAAACGGTGCACGAGATCAGGATCGACTGCTTCGATCGCCTGCATCATCGCCTCGCCGCGCGGCGATTCCGTGCCTTGCTCAGTCGCCCGCGCCGCGATTTCTCCGGCTAATTGCGCAACCCGTGCGTCATCCATCGAGGTCCAGTTGCAGCTATCTTGAAGCCGCTTCCACACAAATGAACTAACGGCGAAAACCAGGTCGCCCAACATGTCCGGATCTTTGGACAACACCGACGATGCACTCTCCAACATATGCGCGAGTCTTCCGCGGCTTTTATCACTGGCATCGGAGGCAATATCCGCACATGCTTTCTTAACCTTCGCCCAGCTTGATTCCACGCCGCCGGCGTCAGCGGTTTCAGCACGATGCAAAGCAACCAACTCGTCACGAATCTCGAGCAACGCTGAGTCGCCACCCAACAAATCGGCGACCATCGGGCTCTCGAGCAGATGAACGAGAAGTTGGCCGGGAAGCTTGGACAAGTCGGCTCCGACAGGTACGCTCTCCAGCCATTCGGCTACAAATAGCGCGCCGTTGATACGAGTCTCGCGGTAAGTCGACAGCGTTTCGACGATCGACACGACTTCAGCCGGCATACCGAGCTTGCGCGCGCAGTCATCGGGATAGGCCTCGCCCGTCACGAAACCGAGCGCGCTATTGATCTGCCCGTCCCACATGTTCTCGTTCGGCGCTGCCTGCTTTCGCGTAAGGTACCCACGCAAACGATCGAGGTCGGTCGCCTTCGCTTGCGGATTGCCGCCGAACGCGCTGAGCTTGATGGCGGGACGGGCCAATTCCGTTACCGTCCCTAGGTGAGCATCGAGAAATCCCGCGAGTTGGGCAGCGGAACGATTGCCGACAACCCGCCCCAGTTCGTGACCGTCTTTCAGAAGAATCAACGTCGGAATACCTCTCACGCCGAATCGGTCGCGCGCCGATGCGTGCTCGTCGACGTTGATCTTCACGAAATCGACCTCTCCCTTGAAGCTCTCGCTCACTTTTTCGAGCGTCGGAGCGAGGGCCTTGCACGGTCCACACCATTCGGCCCAGAAGTCGACCAGCACAGGGCGACTGTTCGCGATCACATCCGCGTCGAAACTCGCTTCGGTCACGCTCCTCAAATTACTCATTGATTGTCCTTTCAAGGTTGTCTCTGGATTGATTCGATGCCGCCCGCACCGTCGCGCCTCACATCCGTGTGGACGGTGGCGGCGTGGGATCTAATACGATTCTTTATGCGGGAAACACGCGATGTAACGGGAGTACCGTGCGATCGCCGGAGTCGGTCGTTTCTCTAGGCGGGAAATCGAGCGTCGAGCTATGAAACGCTGACAATTCCTTTCTATGTGCGACGCTGACGACCGTAGCCCGAGGCAGGCGTTCGATCAACAATTGATACAGTTCCCGCTCGCTTTCCGTGTCGAGCGCCGAAGTGCATTCGTCGAGAAAGACGGTGGAAGGATTCGCAAGCAACACGCGAGCGAATGCCACACGTTGCTGCTCTCCACCGGAAAGACGGCTACTCCATCGATCGGTCTCATGCATCGACGCAACGTAAGCGCCGAGCCCACACGCGCGTAAAACGTCAGCGCACTGACTGTCCGAATACGCGGACTCTTCGCAGGGGTAGGCAATCGCGCCCTTCAACGTGCCGGGTGGAATGTAGCTACGCTGCGGCACGAACATCCCGCCGTCGGCAGAGCGGTTGACCGTGCCTTCGCCGTATGGCCAAAGTCCGGCAAGCGCTCTCAGCAAAGTGCTTTTCCCGCTACCCGATCGTCCTCGTACGATGCATCGCGCGCCCGGCGTCAGCATGAAATCAGGCACGAAGGCAATGGTGGCCGAATCCGCATCGCGCAGAACCAGGCTGCTTGCGGCAACCAGGCCCTTCATCTCGAGATTCGTGACGATGCCTGCCCTCTGCTCGATATCGTTGACATAGAGAAACTC
The sequence above is a segment of the Trinickia acidisoli genome. Coding sequences within it:
- a CDS encoding Fis family transcriptional regulator; the encoded protein is MKNWTYRLSQSNREQRAIKTELLPLPKPIRDVLSLEYHLQLEALRAGAGSLMALQILMRVAMAAGMLSELGYGKPGLDSLDDYEHVANEAFFAGQDGRFGLDNKAFRLFAGLLTNHDAQLEVAPVRVIDGIAKYLEQHGGAA
- the tldD gene encoding metalloprotease TldD — protein: MKYGLDLSTQPAAIGGVRSLARVALLERHGIDEAQLASALTLAMGAGGNFADIFLQETSAESWSLEGGAVRGGSFRCDSGFGVRVMRGEEATFASAQRIDADSLRRVSMQVRGAEAPSNIAFAHQATQSPFAHSFYEARDPLGAIEAAEKIALLKKVDQWARSRDSRVIEVNAMLSATYETIWIARCDGLSSGDVRPLLVLSINVRVKSGTRLESASGGIGGRYSVQTWTDEALRTFIDGRVDAALMKLESRPAPAGKMTVVVGPGWNGVLLHEAVGHGLEADGIRRGTSAFAGRLGERVAPESVTIVDDGTLHGRRGSLNIDDEGCPTQRTALIENGVLCGYMQDSLSARLMGMKATGNGRREGYAVLPMPRMTNTFMLNGERDPKEIVESVRSGIYVAGLEGGQVDITSGQFVFEASEAYLIENGKITVPVKGATITGNGPETIRKISLVGNDLELDTGRATCGKAGQSVPVGVGQPTVRVDEMTVGGTA
- a CDS encoding metallopeptidase TldD-related protein, whose protein sequence is MNARQIPTQQCAVLFEPTAALALLNEFVAASSGDALYRTGSFLKDRLGAALFPKHVRVREDPFLKRAMGSRCFDSDGIPGSRRMVVKDGCLQGYFLGLYAARRLGVQPTGNGYGPHNLEVGSTLTANGDDFTGMLKKLSRGLVVTEMVGGGVNRLTGDFSRAAKGFWVENGVIQFPVAGITLASNLREMFSGLQAIGNDTITRGSSTSGSWLIETMKVGGA
- a CDS encoding cysteine dioxygenase family protein — its product is MTIIETFPTQCSDFSDKIRSLVGLPTDKLLSGLSSVLGSIREKYRLADDDLPHVSGQGYSRHLLHSDEDGLFSVMLLIWRPGGFSPVHSHWTWCGYVVLDGMLHEDRLRWDIASKQAVVRDCIERVPGDVVVSSPGLHDIHRLGNTCQEIAVSLHVYGVNRDATMTHVNRVLPG
- a CDS encoding S53 family peptidase: MANTVAPAAAPSGRRELQGSAKRIRKGANRMRPEDPATPIEISVYLRHPPGAAPLHDMDYFAANAFGPREHMSREELNRRYAATADDLQAVTKFAQANKLSVISADPKRRLVRLAGNVETLGNAFAVQLFQYKTDHETYRGHEGTIKLPAEIADVVVGVFGLDNRRMARRVASVANVDSGVAVATPPKKVRRTVRLPEGGGGGAGTITPPQVAQAYNFPSPTAGAVGQTVAVLEFSGPLSQSLPTCGFAQSDIDGYINFLNTTTGTHLQSATVTAVAVDHSTDAPGNVPGGSATNFNALTDADVEVALDLEVIASVAQGAKVVAYFAPQTEQGWVDAITAIVADTTHDPDVLSISWGWSELEAQAGIDSIPGNWPFEWTQQAYQQLTQAFQAAANIGMTVFVSSGDQGSDCQEDDGKAHVLYPGSDPWVTCCGGTIVNSLSPLTEGTWNDNALGGGATGGGVSYLVGTQSWQANANVPASANNDGHHGRGLPDIAGNASPQSGYLLWLYGTRSDQLAFTAPPFLAGEDLGPVGGTSAVGPLYASLAAQINAILDTRIGYLNPTLYALGGSSVFRDINDGISNAVTTASDTTSPGYTSTAGWDACTGWGSVDGTALLGALRPIYQRATTLILDRSTFGRDEVNAQGSTANFPDAVYVVADGFSAQQLGLNSGNLDNPPLGQTLAFAGTFAALSGQGVALVFDDTTGVQLESPNDFQGPQRITFPFNVQFTSQQAFANITTPPGYMDFTLSATVSTIASGGVPSVSATSGTAELELVLQADPFMNAGETWWLSDDMRVFSVTPATLQGQSPLAYSTTPWPSDGSPNTYIANLLTELNTSFTDPTLPNTPFTGISPQEDQSQLQLNGSVSGNAVYNFGLARVHLQGDTAMNVRTFFRLFISPSPDTDFNTSTTFREAVQTDASNAPIAGTLIPLIGFPSNDMTATIPFFAAARIDPTAHPQTYQTDAANVQQIPSPLAPTPPTGAQVIAYFGCYLDINQTTPAFPLDPTTEANANGPWPAASLSSINQIIMSNHACLVAEVAYDPDPIPSGANAATSDKLGQRNLSWVGSDNPGALASHRVPTLFDLRPSAAVHPSRQQPPDELMIDWGNTPMGSTAAIYWPQVAANDVVALADELYLTHRLKQQDAHTIICKTGDVTYVPIPSGSSQRFAGLITIDLPSTVRSGQQFEIVVKRITSAQSSPLAAQSKRGPNWRYVVGAFQINVPVSKASALLPKEESLLAVFKWKLENLPFDNRWHPVLERYLRQITGRVDALGGNAPSIPASPQGYPVQGTQGGTQGGKGGTGANDLEFCGKVTGLIYDRFGDFDGFALESESGTEEHFRCEERAIEDLVRRAWLERYLIVVIARHAAPRVPISIVTRRAMRVH
- the pepN gene encoding aminopeptidase N; this encodes MSISATPPATRRADYTPPAFLIDTVDLEFDLTPERTVVRNTMRVRRNPTVVRASNLELAGEQLEFIRAAVDGHPNVNVRVHERGLTVYDVPDCFELTVTGTCHPAANTTLMGLYVSGGNFFTQCEAQGFRRITWFLDRPDVMSVYTVTLRAEKSAYPVLLSNGNLLDQGDLPEGRHYAKWEDPFKKPSYLFALVAGKLVAREARIKTGSGKEKLLQVWVEPQDLDKTGHAMDSLIRAIRWDEVCFGLELDLDRFMIVAVSDFNMGAMENKGLNIFNTKCVLANPETATDTDFANIESIVGHEYFHNWTGNRVTCRDWFQLSLKEGLTVFRDQAFSAAVAGGNESEAARATKRIEDVCILRQMQFGEDAGPMAHPVRPERYVEINNFYTATVYRKGAEVVRMYQTLVGEGGFRKGMDLYFQRHDGQAVTCDDFRLAMADANGRDFSQFERWYSQAGTPRVRVTTHYDDATRLYGVTLAQEYGDASPAARATQREPLLIPFSIGLVGRDGADVPLRLEGETEARGTTRVLELAQAEQCFTFVDIPEKPLPSLLRNFSAPVIVEYDYGNDELAFLLAHDSDPFNRWEAGQRLATRELLALAEQVRQARSLEMSDTLINAFRSVLTDESLSPSFRALSLTLPTEIYLAERMAVSDPAAVHAARRYVRQRLGQALREAWLATYERHLTPGVYEATAEAAGRRALKCSALAYLSELDDPADAVRLATRQYDMANNMTDRIGALSALLNAAAGTGDDVANRPLDDFYTRFEHDPLVIDKWFALQATQRGHAQCPVIDVVRALTHHRAFTLKNPNRARALISSFCGANPSQFHATDGSGYAFWVEQVLALDAINPQVAARLARTLELWRRFTPVLSAQMRTALEQVELNARSLDVREIVQKALV